The window CTATGTAATAGGTAACATTTAAATGAGATGGACGTCACATTAATATGAAAGCTTACTAGGTGTATTTTGCAAAAAGAAGAAGGCGATCACGTTTCAACGATAACAATTCCTACCATTCGCTTTTTTTGCACAGAAATTTTACTGAGAATTTAAGTTAAGACTTACAACAACCTGCGTATAAAATTGTTGCCTACAGAGATTGTAGGCAACTAAGCCAAATTGAATATAGTTCACTATTGGATATTCAGCAAACGAATCAATTCATTTTCATCGATAACGCGTATGCCAAGTTCATTTGCTTTCGCTAATTTAGAACCTGCGGCCTCCCCTGCAATGACCAAATCTGTTTTCTTCGAGACGCTTCCTGAGACTTTTGCGCCCAAAGCCACTAACTTGTCTTTGGCTTCATCACGCGTCAATACGCTCATTGACCCTGTTAGCACCACCGTTTTACCTGCAAATGGGCTGTCGATTTCTGCACTATTTACAACTTTTACTTCTGGCCAATGAATGTTCGCCTTATTGATTAAATCATCAATCACTGCTTGGTTATGGGCTTCATGAAAGAAATTAACCACATGTTTCGCAACCACATGACCAATATCTTGAACTGTTTTTAGTGACTCTTCATCTGCTGCCATCACGGCTTCAAGTGTGGTGTAATGCGCCGCTAAATTTGCCGCTGTGGCTTCACCAACCTCTCGAATTCCAAGAGCGTAAATAAAGCGAGCCAACGTCGTTTGTTTAGACTTATTGAGTGCATCAACCAGATTCTGTGCCGACTTCGGCCCCATTCTATCGAGGCCAGTTAAAATGCCTGCACTTAATTGGTACAAATCTGCTGGAGTTTTGACATACTCTTTTTCAACTAACTGGTCGATAATTTTATCGCCCATGCCATCGACATCCATTGCTCGGCGTGAGACAAAATGCTTCAGCGCTTCTTTGCGTTGTGCCCCACAAATCAGCCCACCTGTACAGCGCGCTACCGCTTCACCTTCGACTCGTTCGATATCAGAGCCGCATACAGGGCAATGAGTTGGAAAAACAATTTCACGGCTATTCGCGGGGCGCTTATCAACGACAACACTGACGATTTGTGGAATAACATCCCCTGCTCGACGAATAATGACCGTATCACCGATATGCACACCAAGACGTTCAATTTCATCTGCATTGTGCAGCGTCGCATTGCTGACTACCACACCCGCGACTTGCACGGGCTCTAAACGCGCCACTGGCGTGATAGCACCGGTACGCCCAACTTGAAATTCCACATCTTTTAATAGTGTAACTTGCTCTTGAGCTGGAAATTTAAACGCAGTCGCCCAACGAGGTGCTCGAGAAACAAAACCTAACTCTTCTTGAATCGCAATTGAGTTAACTTTAATGACTACCCCATCGATATCAAAGCCAAGATCAGGGCGAACTTGCTCAATTTCATGGTAAAAATCTAATACGGCCTGATGACCAACTCGTAATTGAACATAATCACTAACTGGTAACCCCCATGCTTTGAATTGCATCAAACGGTCATAATGTGTATCTGGTAACGTGCCACCTTCCACTAACCCAACACCATAACAATAAAAAGTGAGTGGCCTTTTGGCGGTAATACGTGGGTCTAATTGACGCAGAGAACCCGCAGCCGCATTACGTGGGTTCGCAAAGACTTTGCCATCTGTTTTACGTGCTTGCTCATTCAGCGCTTCAAACCCTTTTTGGGGCATGAAAACTTCGCCGCGGATCTCAACACGATCTGGAATATTACTGCCGGTTAAACGCAATGGGATAGCGCGTATGGTTCGAACATTCGCGGTAATATTTTCACCGACTGTCCCATCACCACGAGTCGCAGCTTGTACTAACTCACCGTTTTCATACAACAAACTTACCGCGAGTCCATCAAGTTTAAGCTCACAACAGAAAGTCAGCTCTTGATGGTTTTTCAAACGATCTCTTACCCGCTTATCAAACGCAAGGTAACTCTCTTCGTCAAAAACATTATCTAACGATAACATAGGTATTTCATGGCGTACGGTATCAAACGCCGCTAATGGTGCGGCACCAACACGTTGAGTTGGTGAATCACTCGTAACAAGTTCAGGATGCAGCGCCTCAATCTCTTTTAGACGTTGCATTAGCTTGTCATATTCAACGTCTGGAATTTCAGGCGCATCTAATACATGGTATTGATATTCATGATGACGTAACTGTTTTTTTAATTCGTCTATTTCTTGTTTGGTTGTCATGATCCACTCATACAGATAAAAAACCCCCAATTAATGGGGGCTTTGTTTAATGTTTATTTAACTTAATGTGTTTCTAATTCGAGCATGATACACCTCTATTTTTTGAGGTGTCAGCATTTTGCGTTCGTCATCAAGAACGACGCCTCCCGCATCTGATGCGATACGTTGAGCGGCTTGTAACATCAGTTTGAAATTTTGCCCTGCATCACCATAAGACGGTACCATCATAAACATGGAAACCCCTGGCGTACTAAAGTCAGCCATTGTCTCAGGGTCAAATGAGCCCGGTTTCACCATGTTAGCCAGGCTAAACAGCACTGGTCCCGTACCCGACGGATTTACATGACGGTGGAATATTTTCATTTCCCCGAATTGGAAACCAGCTTGTAAAATACTTTGCAGTAATAACTCACCTTGCAGTTCTTGTCCTTGATGAGCGGCTACGTGAAGTACCAGAACTGTCTCCTTGCTACTTGTTGTAGCAGGAGCTTCCTGCGGCTCAGCTTTCTTCTCAATATGCTGCGTCTCTTGTTCATAGGTGCTCGGCTGAGGCTCTTCTCTTAATTTAGTTGAATCAATATGTGGTTCAGCGGCAATACCCGTAACCGGCTGAGTACGAATTTCAGGCTCTATTGCCACTTCCTCACTCATGTTAATGGTGAGTTGCTCAGGTACATGAACAGGTTCAGTACGTTGATGCGGCGTAGGTTCATTATGAACTGGCGGTTTAGCCTCTGGCTCCCTATTCATAATAATGTCAGGTTCAACCGACACCTGTGGCTGTATATTAGGTTCAACTGGAGACTCATTTTTTACCGGATATACAGGCTCAGTTGCAGCCGGATGAACAGGCGCCTGCTGAGTAGGTTGATTTTCAGTAAATAATGCAGAATCATCATATTCTGATGAGTTCTCTTGCATATCGTTCTTTCTACGTTTTACGGGTCTGTCGCGAAATAACTTTGAGCGCTCTTTACGGCTGGTCCATAAACCATGCAGTAATAAAGCGACAATCGCTATCGCACCTACGACCACTAATATCAGACGCAAATCCTGCATCGCTGCTATCTCTAGTTGATGAATGATAATGCCAACACGGCGGAAACTACCTTAAGATTATTTCTCAATTGCTCTAAGTGCAACCCCCAGAACGATTTTCTTACAAGAAAGAGAATATTCCGCTTTCATTTGCTGCTTTTTTAAGCGAATAATGGCTAGTCAGCCTAATTTCATATCTATATGATACATGGTCAACCGAAAAGGAGAGAACAAGAAGTATGACCCAATCGACATTTTCGACACAAAAAGACCATTCTGGTTTTTATTATTTTACACAAGGCTGGAGATTAATCACTCGTCCCGGTATCAAACGTTTTGTTATTTTGCCCCTATTAGCCAATATTTTATTCTTAGGCGGCGCATTTTGGTGGTTATATACCAAGCTTGGTGGCTGGATTGACCAAGTAATGGGTTACATTCCTGACTGGCTACAATGGCTCGATTATGTTATTTGGCCAATCGCTGTTATCTCAATACTGCTCGTGTTTACTTATTTTTTTAGTACGATAGCCAATATTATCGCGGCACCTTTTAACGGCTGGCTATCAGAAAAACTCGAAGCGGAGCTAACAGGTAAACCGTCGCCAGATACTGGCGTCGCGGAGTTATTAAAAGATGTTCCTCGCATGATAAAACGCGAGTTTGTCCGAATCGGTTACTACTTACCTCGCGCTATTGGGTTACTGATCTTATTTTTCATACCCGGTATTGGCCAAACCGTCGCCCCCGTACTGTGGTTTTTATTTGGTGCTTGGATGATGTCAATCCAATATTGCGATTACCCGTTTGATAACCACCGTGTTGGCTTCGGCGAAATGAAGCAAGCACTTGCCAAAGAACGGATGAGAAACGTTCAATTTGGTGGCGTTATCAGCCTGTTAATGATGGTCCCTTTTGTCAACTTAGTGATCATGCCTGTTGCAGTTTGTGGTGCAACATTGATGTGGGTTGACCGGTATCGTGAGCGTTACGCACGCTACTAATCTATTAATCATTGTCTATTAATCAGTGCGCAGGTTTACCGCCTGCGCTCTTTTATTGACTTATTTTTGTTACACTATAATCATTCTTTAGAATTATTAGTTCTAAAATAACATTTCGTTATAAGCTTATTCTCAAATCATATTTGCATTAATCTGTTCTTAACGTATGTTGAATCCATCTCATTATTTTTAATTAATACCGATTACATTACTGGCTAACCGATTTTTAAGGATATCCCATGAGCAAAATTTATGATGATAACTCGTTGACCATTGGCCACACCCCACTTGTCCGATTAAAGCATTTTGGTAATGGCAATATTTTAGCAAAAGTGGAATCTCGCAACCCAAGCTTCAGTGTTAAGTGCCGTATTGGTGCGAACATGATTTGGGACGCAGAGAAAAAAGGTATCCTAAACAAAGACAAAGAATTAGTTGAGCCAACCAGTGGTAATACAGGGATCGCTTTAGCCTATGTCGCTGCGGCAAGAGGTTATAAGTTGACCTTAACCATGCCTGAAACGATGAGTATTGAACGTCGTAAACTGCTCAAAGCACTGGGCGCCAACCTCGTTTTAACCGAGGGGGCAAAAGGTATGAAAGGTGCGATAGCTAAAGCTGAAGAAATAGTGAATAGCAACCCTAAGAAATACCTATTACTTCAACAGTTTAATAATCCAGCAAACCCTGAAATTCATGAAAAAACCACAGGGCCTGAAATTTGGGAAGATACTGACGGCAATGTCGACGTTGTGGTTGCTGGTGTCGGTACAGGTGGGACAATTACAGGGATTGCAAAGTACCTGAAAAACACCAAAGGCAAAGATGTGACTATCGTAGCTGTTGAGCCAGAAACCTCACCCGTTATCACACAAGCCTTAGCAGGTGAAGAAATTAAACCAGGACCACATAAGATCCAAGGGATCGGAGCTGGGTTTATTCCGGGTAACTTAGATTTAAAATTACTCGATAAAGTCATTCAAATCAGCGATGACGAAGCCATCAAAACTGCTCGTGAACTAATGGAAAAAGAAGGCATTCTGGCGGGTATTTCATCAGGCGCGGCTATTGCTGCTGCCACTCAAATTGCCGCAGACCCTGCCTATAAAGGTAAAAATATCGTCGTTATTTTACCTTCTTCAGGTGAGCGTTATTTGTCTACAGCCCTATTTGCTGACATCTCCGCTGAGTAACATAACTTCGTTACAATATCGTTAAAAAAGCACCTAAATGGTGCTTTTTTTGTGGCATGGATCAAAGTTTAGCACGGATGGAGATGATTTATAATTCGGGGTTTAGTATTAAACATAGTAATTATTTTGCACCTCGAAATTAATCACTTTTTAGCCAACCTCTAGGGCGAGTAAAATAATTTGCCAATGAGAAAAAAGTGGTGAGATCGCAAGAAAAATAGAAAAAGGGTTGATACCGCACAAAGTAGGAAACCTTTTTTCAAGTTAATAATCTAACTTATACGCAAACCTAGTCTATTTCATCTACAATTGGCTGGGTAATTAAAAAAACGAAAGTTATTGAGGAAATACTATGTTTCAGCAAGAAGTTACTATTACGGCACCAAATGGTCTACATACTCGTCCTGCAGCTCAATTTGTAAAAGAAGCAAAAGCATTCTCTTCTGATATTTCTTTAATTTCTGGCGGCAAATCCGCTAGCGCGAAAAGTTTGTTTAAATTACAAACCTTAGGCCTAACGCAAGGCACAGTTGTGACAATTTCTGCTGAAGGCGAAGACGAAAAAGAAGCCGTTGAGCATTTAGTTAAACTGATGGGCGAATTAGAATAATTTCGCACGAAAATAGCATTTACTGATTTCATTCAATGTCCCTGAGTGATGTCATTCGGGGACATTTGTATAATCGGCTATATTCATTGTCGTCTCTGCAACATCAGAACTCCCAGCACTAGCAGCAGTAAGGTAATATTATGATTTCAGGAATTTTAGTATCCCCGGGTTTTGCTTTTGGTCAAGCTTTAATCCTCAAAGAAGATCCTATCGTTGTTAGCACAAAAAAAATCGCTGACGATCAGGTTGATAAAGAAATCGCTCGCTTTATTGAGGGACGAAACAAGTCAGCCGAACAACTCAATTTGATTAAAGAAAAAGCCGAAAAAAATCTTGGAGCTGAAAAAGCTGAGATTTTTGAAGGTCATATAATGCTGCTGGAAGATGAAGAGCTGGAGCAAGAAATTGTCACTTTAATCAAAGGCGACAAAAAAACAGCTGATGCAGCTGCGTATTCTGTTATTGAAGATCAAGCTCAAGCCCTTGAATCTCTTGATGATGAATACCTTAAAGAGCGTGCCGCTGACGTACGTGATATCGGTAAGCGTTTATTAAAAAACATCTTAAATATTCCTATCGTTGATTTAAGTGCAATCAGCGAAGAAGTTATTTTAGTGGCGGCTGATTTAACCCCTTCAGAAACCGCACAGCTGAATTTAGATAAAGTATTAGGGTTTATTACTGATTTAGGTGGCCGTACATCACATACCTCGATTATGGCACGTTCCCTTGAGTTACCAGCCATTGTCGGAACTAGTGATGCCACCCGCAAAATTAAAAATGGCGATTTCATTGTATTAGATGGTGTTAACAACACTATCCACCTGAACCCATCTGAAGCAGAAATCGACAAACTCAAAGCCTTCCGTGATGAATACCTACAAGAAAAAGAAGAGCTCGCAAAATTAAAAGATTTGCCTGCTATCACCCTTGATGGTCATCAAGTTGAAGTTTGTGCCAACATTGGTACCGTACGAGATGTCGCTGGTGCTGAACGCAATGGCGCAGAAGGCGTTGGCCTTTACCGCACTGAATTTTTATTTATGGATAGAGACTCTCTTCCTACTGAAGAAGAGCAATTTCAAGCTTATAAAGCAGTTGCAGAAGCAATGGGCAGCCAAGCCGTTATTGTCCGCACAATGGATATAGGCGGTGATAAAGACCTGCCATATATGAATTTACCGAAAGAAGAGAACCCATTCCTCGGCTGGCGTGCAATTCGTATTTGTCTTGATCGCAAAGAAATCTTACACTCACAGTTAAGAGCTATTTTAAGAGCCTCTAAATTTGGTAAACTGCGTATTATGTTCCCAATGGTCATTTCCGTTGAAGAAGTTCGTGAACTAAAAGCGGAGCTAGAAATGCTAAAAGCTCAGTTACGTGAAGAAGGTAAGGCTTTTGACGAGTCAATTGAAGTCGGTGTGATGGTTGAAACACCAGCCGCTGCTGTGATTGCTCGCCACTTGGCAAAAGAAGTTGATTTCTTTAGTATTGGGACGAACGATCTCACTCAATACACTTTAGCGGTCGACCGTGGTAATGAACTGATTTCTCATCTTTACAACCCGATGTCACCTGCTGTCCTAAACTTAATTAAGCAAGTGATCGATGCATCACACGCTGAAGGTAAATGGACTGGGATGTGTGGGGAGTTAGCTGGAGATGAGCGTGCAACCTTATTGCTACTTGGCATGGGGCTGGATGAATTTAGTATGAGCGCAATTTCAATTCCACGTATCAAAAAGTTAATTCGCAATGCGAGCTTTGCTGATACTCAAGCGTTGGCTGAACAAGCACTTGCTCAACCAACAGCGGATGAATTGATGAAACTTGTAGATACCTTTATCCAAGAAAAAACGTTATGCTAGGAACAGCACATTAGTTCGGTCCCATATAAAACGATTAGGAGAAGGTCCATGGGTCTGTTTGATAAACTGAAATCACTCGTTTCGGAAGACAAAAGTAGCAGTGGCAGTATTGAAATTATCGCACCTTTATCCGGTGAAATTGTCAATATTGAAGATGTTCCAGACGTTGTGTTCGCAGAAAAAATTGTGGGTGATGGTATTGCGATTAAACCCGCAGGTAACAAAATCGTTGCCCCTGTAGACGGCACAATTGGTAAGATTTTTGAAACTAACCATGCGTTTTCTATTGAGTCAGATGATGGTATAGAACTATTTGTTCACTTCGGTATTGATACCGTTGAGCTTAAAGGTGAAGGCTTTAAACGCATCGCTGAAGAAGGCCAAACGGTGAAAAAAGGTGATTTAATCATTGAGTTTGATTTAGCACTGTTAGAAGAGAAAGCAAAATCTGTTTTAACGCCAGTTGTCATTTCTAATATGGACGAAATCAAAGAACTCAACAAACTGACAGGCTCCGTGACAGTCGGTGAAACTGTCATCATGCGTATTAAGAAATAGCTTAAGTGCCAATATTTAGTTTAAACCATCAGGTCTTGCCTGATGGTTTTTCATTTAGCATGATGATTAAAACTTGATAATCAGATTAGGTTTTTTATTTTTATCAACAACATTTGAGAATTATATTTCTATTACTTATATGTAAATAAAACATTTACGGTATTGCTAAATGGCCCCTGCTTAATATTCTCATTATTTTTTTTAGATAACTCAGCTGAATACTGATAATTACCGGGCTTTTGCTTAGTAATAACACCTTTATAATACTCCTGACCAAAACTAATTTCTTGCCCCAAACTTCTATCGGTAATCGCCATCTGCAAACCGTTATCAAAAACGATATATTTATTATTCACTACGCCTTTATTGCTTTGAAATTTAACACTAACTTCTAAAGCAGCATCACAAGTTGAAACTGGAGTTAAAGTTAAATTAAAATTTTCTTTTATTGTTTTATTATTTTCAAATTGATCCGTTGTCAGCTCTTTAAAATCAACTACTTTGTCACTCATCGTAACAATCGGTGTTGGACAATAATTAATTAATGTGCCAACAAGGCGGATAGTGTAATAATCAGCAATACGATTTCCCACTCCATCCGTGTGATAGCCAAGAATGAAATCACCTGTGTCAAATGATTTTAACGGCCCCTTTCCACGTTCTATAGTAAAATTATGCCACAATGATATGTTTTCGGTGCCTACCTTCCAATATCCCACATTTAATGCTGGAGTAGTCGGTGCTGTAATTTCAACTTTCCCCACATAAGATGACTGAAAAACTTTAACTCCGCTAGAGAGAAGGTGAGCTTTAACTGAGCCGGGTGTTTGACTATGAAACCAGATAGTTCTATCTGCTACAGTTCCAGAAAAATTACATCGCCATGATAACGCTGAAAACCCTGAGCCTAATCTTGTTCCTTCAGGAACAGTACCTGGGATTGTATTCATATCAATGGATAATAATGGTAATGGGTACCACGCACCCAAAGGAGTACAGCTAACACCGGAATAAGAAAATGTGCTAAAAGCCATCAGTAACGAGCCAAACACACCTAGTTTTAGTTTATTTTCTATTTTTTTGCTCATAAGAGATTTCATTTAATTATTCCTCAGGGCTAATACTAAAATTTTAAAAGTCACATTTATATCTATGTAATCAACATGCTCAACATTGGACTATGCTAATGTACGTACTAGATATCCATCTCACGCCTCAAATTCAGTAAACCCGTAGTTATTGACTGCGTTTTATACACCCCTTTCTACTACTTTAAATGGGCATGTGTTATTTTCACGAATGGTACTCAATTAGTGAGTAAAATAGTATTAGTAAATTATTAATTTCATCCATAGTATGTAACTAAATATAATGAATTAAAATAAATGTGCCAATAAATAGGGTTTTTGGGGTATATATATCTATAGATATCTATAGACAAAAAATTAAAAACAAAGAGACTACGCACTCTGCTATTCCAACAGGCGGAGAGCTAAAACTGATCATCGAGGAAAGTAGAGATAATACTGCTAACCCTTACGTTGTTTGTCGGTTCTCAATAAAGAAGTCGCTTGATTAGCTCAGCAGTTCATCATCTTGCACAAACAGTATCCTAGTTATCTATGCCGTGTATTTTAAAAAGCAAGAAATAAGGACATTCGCTATGCATTCACCTGAGAAGCTAGGCGTAGATCCTCAATTGAGGGTACACAGTGATGTGAAATCAACTAAGATTTATACGCCAATTCATGTTGAATGGGCCAGCGTTCGGCACGCTGAAGTTAAGGTAGGATAACGGTAGAAAACATGTACCTTAAAAAGCAAATAACACTGCACATGATATATATTTAAGTCATCATGTTATGCATGCCGCAAAAATAGCACCTCCATAAATTAGCCCATTTTTCGTTTCATACTATATTTAAAATTAAAATAATTGTGCTTTATACTAAAGTACATAAATAAATTAAAGATACGATGACCTTCATACTCATTAGATGAAATGATTGTCGTTACCAATGCGACATGATTAGATACAGGAGTTATTGCGAAAACGCCTTTTCCCTTTCTGAAGTATTTGTCTGAAGTATTTGTCTGAAGAACACGCTTTGAATGTATTGATTCAGCAAGTGTGCTTTTGCCCATCCACACTTCCAAATGGCGATTTTTCGTTTATGGTCGAATAAACATATCATTGACATCACGTAATATGCTAAGACTTCGGTCTGATGCAGATGCTATTCGGTGAACACCATAGTTTGCGCTGTTACCAAAGATATAAGCAAGAAGATCATTATTATCGGCTTCTAAACTGTTTTTTCTGGATGAGACTGAATTAAAAACAGACAAAAACCCCGTTTCATTGTTCACAAACTTCATGATATCAATTATTCCAGTATTCTTTATTTGCCTATAAATCGGATTATCAATACTGGTTTTCCACTTTTTACTGGCTAAACCCCATTGTAACCGATTTGACGGCGGCTACTTTTTGACAAAGTCATTCACATCTGAATTTATGTTGAGGCTAACATGACTCAGCTTTGTATTAAAATCTGTCTCTAAATTAGCTAAAGTCTGCTCTATTGGGTAAATCAGTCATTCAAGCCCCGTTTTCTATCAAATTAAGACCATAATATCTTTCTAAGACACAACAAACACTAACCAATTGTTTTATAACTAATTTTAGTTTGTCTACTTTATCGGATAAAAATAAGTGAAAAATAATAGAATATCGCCTTCATTTAAGAAAATTTAAAATAACATTAAAAAACAAGTAATTAGATCACTTCCTTTCATGCTAATGAATGATTTAACGTGATAAAATCGTTTCAAACCCATAAACGGATGTAAATAAATATCTCAAAAACTCGATTTTTGATTATTTAAAAAATATTTTATCACCAAAATACTCTGGTGACGCGTTTATTTGTTTTTATTGGCTATGTTGGAGCTTAATCCTTTCCATTGCTAATTTATTGGATTAATAAACTACATTTAATACCCTAAAGCGGCCCCGGTAATAATACCAATAAATATCTCAATTTATACTTTCCTTTAATTTCAATACTTTAGATTAATATATTTCGTTACATTCTACCGCGTAAATACATACTTTAGCGGTATCTGATTACTCATTTTATGGATATTATTTGTTTCGTTCTTCACAACAGATAAATTTTTTTAATTAAATTATTTAATATAAGGTAAACAAAAATGAATAAGACTTTAATTGCATTATGCTTAGCGTTAACTACAACTTCTATTTCTGCAATGGCTGCGGATGCAGGTTCAGGTAAAATTACTTTTAAAGGCACAGTAAATAGCGGTGCATGTACAATTTCTCCGACCGATGTAAATAAAGAAGTTCAATTAGGTAGTATTGCCGCTGCTAATTTAAGTTCTGCAGGTAAAAAAGGCCCACTAAATACATTTGAATTAAAATTACAAGATTGCCAATTAGACCCAAGTGCTTCAGGTACACCATATTCTAAAGTAAAAATTACTTTTAATGGCCAACCTGATGCAACTAACGCAACTTTATGGTCAAGCACAGGTAGCGCAAATAACGTTGCAGTTTCATTCTTAGACAATGCAGGTAAAGCCATTAAACCAGGTGATACCTTAGAGCAAACACTGAAAGCGTCTGACACCACAATTATTTTATCTGCTCAAGCAGAAGCAACTGGTGCAGCAACTTCAGGTAGCATCAACTCTATCGCTAACTATGTATTAAGCTACGAATAAGATAGCCATCATACCTAAACAAAGCTTTACGCTGATTAGTGTAAAGCTTTGTATTTCCTCTATCGATTAGCATAAGAGTGCCAACATGTATTTTAACAGAAAAAATATAGGTTATATTATCTCACTCATTATGTGTGGTGGATATACGAACGCTGAAACTTTTAATATCAACGCCCTTAATTTATCTGTAGACGATAATATTGACCTAAGCTATTTTGAAAAAAATAGTTTAAGTGAAGGTTTATATGAGTCGGATATCATTTTAAATGATAAAAAAATCATCCGCGGCGAAAAAATTAAATTTATTAATAATGGTGGAATAATTGAGCCGTGTATTACGGCGCAGTTAATAAAACGTTTCCCATTAAATGAAGAGGCGAAAGAAATATTACTTTCCTCTCAAGAAAACGATTGTATTAATTTACTCTCTCTCGATCAAAACGTGGCTATCGATTTTAATGATAGCGAACAAGTTCTGAGTATTTCGATACCTCAGAAATATATGGAATCGACTTATTCTTCGTGGGTAACCCCTGAAATGCGCGATTACGGTATTGCTGGGTTAATTTTAGATTATACGATTAGCGATAATCATTTAACCCGTAAAAACGAAGAAACACGTAACCAGTTATATGCCTTCGGAAATGTGGGCGCTAACTTCGCGCAATGGCGTTTACGGGCAAATTACCAATATGAAAATAAATTGGTTGGCGAAGATGGACAGAGTAGCAAGAAACGCAACTTAGATTGGGACCA is drawn from Providencia huaxiensis and contains these coding sequences:
- a CDS encoding fimbrial protein; its protein translation is MNKTLIALCLALTTTSISAMAADAGSGKITFKGTVNSGACTISPTDVNKEVQLGSIAAANLSSAGKKGPLNTFELKLQDCQLDPSASGTPYSKVKITFNGQPDATNATLWSSTGSANNVAVSFLDNAGKAIKPGDTLEQTLKASDTTIILSAQAEATGAATSGSINSIANYVLSYE
- a CDS encoding fimbrial protein; the protein is MKSLMSKKIENKLKLGVFGSLLMAFSTFSYSGVSCTPLGAWYPLPLLSIDMNTIPGTVPEGTRLGSGFSALSWRCNFSGTVADRTIWFHSQTPGSVKAHLLSSGVKVFQSSYVGKVEITAPTTPALNVGYWKVGTENISLWHNFTIERGKGPLKSFDTGDFILGYHTDGVGNRIADYYTIRLVGTLINYCPTPIVTMSDKVVDFKELTTDQFENNKTIKENFNLTLTPVSTCDAALEVSVKFQSNKGVVNNKYIVFDNGLQMAITDRSLGQEISFGQEYYKGVITKQKPGNYQYSAELSKKNNENIKQGPFSNTVNVLFTYK